A portion of the Celeribacter baekdonensis genome contains these proteins:
- the flgK gene encoding flagellar hook-associated protein FlgK, which translates to MSISNAMANALTGLNAVSRAADVVSSNVANAMTEGYGRRDIELSSHQVGKTGSGVAVDGVSRFYDPVTTGERRIADGDVALEDVRAEFYDTFTTAMGQPDEANSVAGRITGLETALIEAASRPDSEARLTTVFDAATELTSQIKTAADSIKDIRMDADKQIGKAVDFLQSSLQQVVDLNVAIQKQVSQGYDPNALMDQRQSLVDQISEIIPVKEIQKNNGMISLYTSGGAVLVDSKAATIEFTATPTISPDMTVENGALSGLTINGQLVSTDAEKGAIAGGKLAGLFEVRDTLAPDAQVQLDALARDLIERFETTNADPTLGIGAAGLFTDGGSALDPLTEEGLSGRISVNALVDPDQGGDLWKIRDGLGAISEGDQGDATILNSLADALQETRIASSGSLTSIERSALGFASDIYSLGKTNQLKAEADLTFATARQESLHSIELENGVDTDSEMQKLLVIEQAYGANAKVIQTIQALMDQLMGI; encoded by the coding sequence ATGAGTATCTCTAACGCTATGGCGAATGCCTTGACGGGCCTGAACGCTGTCTCACGTGCGGCTGATGTTGTGTCGTCCAACGTCGCAAATGCCATGACCGAGGGCTATGGTCGGCGCGACATTGAACTGTCATCGCACCAAGTTGGCAAAACCGGCTCCGGCGTGGCGGTGGACGGTGTGTCGCGATTTTATGACCCCGTCACCACGGGCGAGCGGCGCATCGCAGATGGTGATGTCGCCCTCGAAGATGTGCGAGCAGAGTTCTATGACACATTCACCACGGCCATGGGACAACCAGACGAAGCGAACTCGGTTGCTGGCCGCATCACCGGATTGGAAACCGCGTTGATTGAGGCGGCGAGCCGTCCAGATTCAGAGGCGCGATTGACCACCGTCTTTGATGCGGCGACGGAATTGACGAGCCAAATCAAAACGGCAGCCGATAGCATCAAAGACATCCGTATGGATGCGGATAAGCAAATCGGCAAAGCCGTCGATTTTCTGCAATCTTCTCTTCAGCAAGTGGTTGATCTGAATGTTGCGATTCAAAAGCAGGTTTCCCAAGGCTACGACCCAAATGCATTGATGGATCAACGGCAATCCCTTGTTGACCAAATTTCTGAAATCATTCCGGTCAAGGAAATCCAAAAAAACAATGGCATGATCTCGCTCTACACCTCGGGTGGCGCTGTTTTGGTCGATTCCAAAGCCGCGACGATCGAGTTCACAGCCACTCCGACCATTTCGCCCGATATGACCGTCGAAAACGGTGCCTTGTCGGGCCTGACCATCAACGGTCAATTGGTTTCGACGGACGCGGAAAAAGGGGCGATTGCCGGAGGAAAACTGGCGGGCCTCTTTGAAGTGCGTGACACGCTCGCGCCGGATGCACAGGTTCAATTGGATGCCCTTGCTCGCGATCTGATCGAGCGTTTTGAAACCACAAATGCGGACCCCACGCTTGGCATAGGGGCTGCTGGACTTTTCACGGATGGAGGAAGTGCCCTTGATCCCCTCACCGAAGAGGGTCTGTCCGGCCGGATTTCGGTCAATGCCCTCGTAGATCCCGATCAAGGCGGCGATCTTTGGAAAATCAGAGATGGTCTTGGTGCCATCTCTGAAGGGGATCAAGGCGATGCCACCATCCTAAACTCTCTGGCCGATGCCCTGCAGGAGACCCGCATAGCGTCCTCGGGCAGCTTGACCTCAATCGAACGGTCCGCTCTGGGTTTTGCATCGGACATTTACTCACTCGGGAAAACCAATCAGCTCAAAGCTGAGGCGGACCTGACGTTCGCAACAGCGCGACAAGAGTCCCTTCATTCGATCGAATTGGAGAATGGTGTGGATACAGACAGTGAGATGCAAAAACTGCTCGTGATTGAACAAGCCTACGGGGCAAACGCAAAAGTTATTCAAACGATCCAAGCCCTTATGGATCAGCTGATGGGGATTTAA
- a CDS encoding flagellin yields the protein MTAISYGDMGASLRNMRLITQVKQDLDKYSYEVSSGQKQDLAAAVSGDFTPLASIERSLRTLESYDVAIQEANLFATSMQTTFGAISSHVADLSSTLLTSSTNGDATSISVAAQDARTRFDAVISGLNTRIGDRSLFSGTATSKTALIPAEDMLTELQTAVAGATTAADVETIVDDWFMSAGAAMKRLPTRAPTMCFLHSRLEKMNPFDWASPRKMMQFVKPLKGWLWRLWWTTVYLLQM from the coding sequence ATGACAGCAATTTCCTACGGCGATATGGGCGCATCCTTGCGCAACATGCGCTTGATCACCCAAGTAAAACAAGACCTCGACAAATACAGCTACGAGGTCTCAAGCGGTCAGAAACAGGACCTCGCCGCCGCCGTGTCGGGAGATTTTACGCCGCTTGCCTCAATCGAACGCTCCTTGCGCACGCTTGAATCCTACGATGTTGCAATCCAAGAGGCGAACCTCTTTGCCACGAGTATGCAAACGACCTTCGGAGCGATTTCATCTCATGTCGCGGACTTGTCCTCCACACTTTTAACCTCTTCGACCAACGGGGACGCAACCAGCATTTCGGTTGCAGCGCAGGATGCACGGACGCGGTTTGACGCGGTAATCTCAGGGCTCAACACACGTATTGGGGATCGGTCTTTGTTCTCGGGGACAGCCACGAGTAAGACGGCACTGATCCCTGCGGAAGACATGTTAACAGAACTCCAAACTGCGGTGGCAGGCGCGACAACTGCGGCGGATGTCGAAACCATTGTGGATGACTGGTTCATGTCGGCGGGGGCGGCTATGAAACGCTTGCCTACCAGGGCTCCGACAATGTGCTTTCTCCATTCTCGCTTGGAGAAAATGAATCCGTTCGACTGGGCATCACCGCGAAAGATGATGCAATTCGTCAAACCCTTAAAGGGCTGGCTTTGGCGTCTTTGGTGGACGACGGTGTATTTGCTTCAGATGTGA
- a CDS encoding flagellin yields the protein MGSQAGMADLQARVGTVEARIEDANLSNSSMTYAFETAKSEIISSDPYKAASLLTQTETQLELVYTLTAHMSRLSLSDYI from the coding sequence ATGGGATCCCAGGCCGGTATGGCCGACCTTCAGGCCCGCGTGGGAACTGTCGAGGCCCGTATAGAGGACGCAAACCTGTCCAATTCCAGCATGACCTATGCGTTTGAAACTGCAAAATCCGAGATCATTTCATCGGACCCTTACAAAGCCGCATCGCTTTTGACGCAGACCGAGACACAACTCGAATTGGTCTACACCCTCACCGCGCATATGTCGCGCCTCAGCTTGTCGGACTATATCTAA
- a CDS encoding flagellar basal body P-ring protein FlgI, whose translation MLKALLAAVFSVLLVTTAQANPIRIKDLVEFDGVRGNDLVGYGLVVGLNGTGDGIRNAPFTEEIMSNILERLGVNITGEQFRPKNVAAVFVTATLPPFSRAGGQIDVTVSAIGDAKSLLGGTLIMTPLNAPDGQIYAVAQGTVIAGGASAQGDGASVTQGVPTSGSIPAGARVEREIDFDFTQMKSIRLALRDPDFTTAERIENAINKDFGRVVSRMLDAGTVLLDIKATRELSPAHALGRVENISVQPERKARVVVDQRSGTIVMGEDVRISRVAVSQGNLTLRIEEEPLVIQPNPFSEGDTVVVPRTRATLQEEPGIGLAEIDEGTSLSEVIAGLNALGVSPRDMIDILKSIKAAGALHAEFLVR comes from the coding sequence ATGCTCAAAGCCCTCCTCGCGGCCGTTTTTTCCGTTCTTCTTGTCACAACGGCGCAGGCGAATCCGATCCGAATAAAAGATCTCGTCGAATTTGACGGCGTGCGTGGCAACGATCTCGTTGGGTACGGTCTTGTTGTTGGCCTCAATGGCACAGGTGACGGCATTCGAAACGCGCCGTTTACCGAAGAAATCATGTCGAACATTCTGGAACGCCTGGGGGTAAACATCACGGGCGAACAATTCAGACCCAAAAACGTCGCGGCCGTCTTTGTGACCGCAACACTTCCGCCCTTTTCGCGGGCGGGTGGTCAGATTGATGTGACCGTGTCAGCGATTGGCGATGCCAAAAGCCTTTTGGGTGGCACGCTGATCATGACGCCGCTCAATGCGCCGGATGGACAGATTTATGCAGTTGCACAAGGGACAGTGATTGCGGGCGGAGCATCCGCACAGGGCGATGGCGCCTCGGTGACACAGGGTGTTCCCACCTCCGGCAGTATCCCTGCCGGCGCGCGGGTTGAGCGCGAAATTGATTTTGATTTTACCCAAATGAAGTCCATCCGGCTGGCTCTGCGTGATCCCGACTTCACCACCGCCGAACGCATCGAAAATGCGATCAACAAAGATTTTGGTCGTGTGGTGTCGCGTATGCTGGATGCGGGCACTGTGCTTTTGGACATCAAGGCGACCCGTGAACTTTCTCCCGCGCATGCCTTGGGCCGGGTGGAAAACATCTCGGTTCAACCAGAGCGCAAGGCGCGCGTGGTGGTGGATCAACGTTCTGGCACCATTGTGATGGGAGAGGATGTGCGCATCTCTCGTGTGGCTGTGAGCCAAGGCAATCTGACGCTTCGGATCGAAGAGGAGCCCCTTGTCATTCAGCCTAATCCCTTCTCTGAAGGTGACACTGTTGTCGTGCCCCGCACACGTGCAACACTTCAGGAGGAGCCGGGCATTGGCCTTGCGGAGATCGACGAGGGCACGTCTTTGTCAGAAGTGATCGCAGGCCTCAATGCTTTGGGAGTGTCTCCGCGGGATATGATCGACATTCTTAAAAGCATCAAGGCTGCAGGAGCCCTGCACGCAGAATTCCTTGTGCGATGA
- a CDS encoding CaiB/BaiF CoA transferase family protein produces the protein MSNEAPLKGLKVIELARILAGPWIGQTLADLGADVTKIEAPEGDDTRRWGPPFITRTLENGDTETVAAYFHSANRGKTSVICDFSDPTQLGTLRDMIARADVVIENFKVGGLKKYGLDYETLSAINPKLVYASITGFGQNGPRAKQPGYDFLIQGMCGIMDLTGDPEGEPQKVGVAWIDVFTGLYGVIGIQAALAERSRSGLGQHVDLSLLDCGVGVLANQATNFLLGGETPTRLGNAHPNIVPYQVFPAQDGHLIIACGNDRQFVALCKSLGLADLAIDARFSTNPDRVANRSALIEILTEKTSALPKSELIATLETSGVPVGPINSVREALEEPQVMSRKMQIAPEGIAGLRTPIVFSRSKLQLDHAAPTLGQNKPSHTPPASVSLKTALD, from the coding sequence ATGAGCAACGAGGCACCTTTAAAGGGTCTTAAAGTCATTGAGCTTGCACGCATTCTGGCCGGTCCTTGGATCGGTCAGACGCTTGCCGATCTTGGGGCGGATGTCACAAAGATCGAAGCTCCTGAGGGCGATGACACGCGTCGCTGGGGGCCGCCTTTTATCACCCGCACATTGGAAAACGGTGACACAGAAACCGTTGCGGCCTATTTTCACTCGGCCAATCGCGGAAAAACGTCCGTCATCTGTGATTTTTCAGATCCGACCCAGCTCGGCACTCTGCGCGACATGATTGCACGGGCAGATGTCGTCATCGAAAATTTCAAAGTGGGCGGTCTCAAAAAATACGGACTCGATTACGAAACCCTCTCTGCCATCAATCCGAAATTGGTCTACGCATCCATTACTGGATTTGGACAGAATGGCCCGCGCGCCAAACAGCCTGGGTATGACTTTTTGATCCAAGGCATGTGTGGAATCATGGATCTGACAGGTGACCCGGAGGGTGAACCGCAAAAAGTTGGCGTTGCCTGGATTGATGTTTTCACTGGCCTTTACGGTGTGATTGGCATCCAAGCGGCCCTTGCGGAGCGGTCCCGTTCGGGACTGGGGCAACATGTTGATTTGTCTCTACTCGATTGTGGTGTCGGCGTCTTAGCCAACCAAGCGACCAATTTCTTGCTGGGCGGAGAAACCCCCACACGTTTGGGCAATGCGCATCCCAATATCGTCCCATACCAAGTCTTCCCTGCACAAGACGGCCATTTAATCATCGCCTGCGGCAATGACCGACAGTTTGTAGCGCTTTGCAAAAGCTTAGGATTGGCAGACCTCGCAATAGACGCCCGATTTTCCACCAACCCAGACCGGGTCGCAAATCGAAGCGCGCTGATTGAGATCCTCACTGAGAAAACATCTGCGCTGCCGAAATCGGAGTTGATTGCCACCTTAGAAACATCCGGCGTGCCCGTTGGCCCGATCAACTCCGTCCGCGAAGCACTCGAGGAGCCGCAAGTTATGTCCCGTAAGATGCAAATTGCACCTGAAGGGATTGCTGGATTGCGTACACCGATCGTTTTTTCGCGCAGCAAACTTCAGCTCGACCACGCCGCGCCAACTTTGGGCCAAAACAAGCCGTCCCACACACCCCCTGCGAGCGTTTCTCTTAAAACCGCTCTCGATTGA
- a CDS encoding acyl-CoA dehydrogenase yields the protein MSSTFHKGISFDWTDPFLLNDQITSEEKMISEAAAAFAQDRLMPRVEKAYLDEITDPEIFAEMGEQGLLGVTVPEQYGGVGASYVSYGLVAREVERVDSGYRSMMSVQSSLVMFPIYAYGSEEQKLKYLPKLASGESIGCFGLTEPDAGSDPGGMKTRAIKTEGGYRLIGSKMWISNSPIADVFVVWAKSEAHGGKVRGFILEKGMKGLSAPKIGGKLSLRASITGEIVMDNVDVGDEALLPNIEGMGGPFGCLNRARYGISWGVLGAAEDCFFRAHQYGQDRIQFNRPLAATQLYQKKLADMQTEISLGLQASLRVGRLMDEGRFAPEMISIIKRNNCGKALDIARNARDMHGGNGISIEYHVMRHAQNLETVNTYEGTHDVHALILGRAITGLSAFA from the coding sequence ATGTCATCTACATTCCACAAGGGTATCTCATTTGATTGGACAGATCCGTTCTTGTTGAATGATCAGATCACCAGTGAAGAGAAAATGATCTCTGAGGCCGCTGCGGCCTTTGCCCAAGACCGCCTGATGCCACGCGTTGAAAAGGCGTATCTGGACGAAATCACTGATCCCGAGATTTTTGCCGAAATGGGTGAACAGGGTCTTTTGGGTGTGACGGTCCCTGAGCAATACGGCGGCGTTGGTGCATCTTACGTGTCTTATGGGCTTGTTGCCCGTGAGGTTGAGCGCGTTGACAGTGGCTATCGGTCGATGATGTCGGTTCAATCTTCCCTCGTGATGTTCCCGATTTATGCCTACGGGTCCGAAGAGCAAAAACTCAAATATCTACCCAAACTGGCAAGCGGTGAATCCATTGGCTGTTTTGGCCTGACCGAACCTGACGCCGGGTCTGATCCGGGCGGCATGAAAACCCGCGCCATCAAAACCGAAGGCGGATACCGCCTGATCGGTTCGAAAATGTGGATTTCCAACAGTCCGATTGCCGATGTCTTTGTGGTTTGGGCAAAATCCGAAGCCCACGGAGGCAAGGTCCGTGGCTTTATCTTAGAAAAAGGCATGAAGGGTCTTTCGGCCCCCAAAATTGGCGGCAAACTGTCGCTTCGCGCATCTATCACCGGTGAAATCGTGATGGATAATGTTGACGTCGGCGATGAGGCGCTATTGCCGAATATCGAAGGTATGGGCGGGCCATTTGGTTGTTTGAACCGCGCACGCTACGGCATTTCTTGGGGTGTCTTGGGGGCGGCAGAAGACTGTTTCTTCCGCGCGCATCAGTACGGTCAAGATCGGATTCAATTCAATCGACCACTGGCAGCAACGCAGCTTTATCAAAAAAAGCTGGCTGACATGCAGACTGAAATTTCCCTCGGGCTACAAGCCTCTTTGCGCGTTGGTCGCCTTATGGATGAGGGTCGTTTTGCGCCCGAGATGATTTCAATCATCAAACGCAACAACTGTGGCAAAGCCTTGGATATTGCTCGCAATGCGCGTGACATGCACGGTGGCAACGGCATTTCGATCGAATACCACGTCATGCGCCATGCGCAAAACTTGGAGACTGTGAATACTTACGAAGGCACACATGATGTGCATGCTCTGATCCTGGGCCGCGCCATCACTGGCCTATCGGCTTTTGCATAA
- a CDS encoding LysR family transcriptional regulator, whose protein sequence is MIMRPRRFLPSIKLLQALDAVVRHRSVTGAADELNLTQSTVSRLIMTLEQQLGKELFTRHKKRLIPNSAALTYQQDISKALDMIQRASTTVVTNPEGGTISLAVLPTFATRWLGPRLSYFLKQHPGVAVNLATRIRRFDFENEAFDAAIYFGDADWPAVRHLKLFDEKVTACASREFIAQNTLSSPADLANQPLLYLESRPNAWPDWFAAHGVDAKVGGGMLMDQFSMMIQAAISGIGIALLPDYIAQTEIAEGRLQILHTPAVQMRGAYWMVWPEEKESFLPLASFRAWLQEQSDDEGSSLMAEV, encoded by the coding sequence ATGATCATGCGGCCGAGACGATTTTTACCATCAATCAAATTGCTACAGGCTTTGGATGCTGTGGTGCGGCACCGTTCCGTCACAGGTGCCGCCGATGAGTTGAACCTCACGCAAAGTACGGTGAGCCGTCTGATCATGACGCTTGAACAGCAGCTTGGAAAAGAATTGTTCACACGACACAAGAAACGGCTGATCCCCAATTCGGCAGCTTTGACGTATCAGCAAGATATTTCCAAAGCGCTGGATATGATCCAAAGAGCCAGCACCACGGTCGTAACCAACCCAGAAGGAGGCACAATTTCTCTCGCCGTGCTGCCAACATTTGCAACGCGTTGGCTTGGTCCCAGGTTGAGCTATTTTTTGAAACAACACCCAGGTGTGGCGGTGAATCTTGCCACGCGCATACGGCGTTTTGATTTTGAGAACGAGGCCTTCGATGCCGCAATCTATTTTGGCGACGCGGATTGGCCGGCTGTGCGGCACCTAAAGCTGTTTGATGAAAAGGTTACGGCTTGTGCATCGCGAGAGTTCATAGCTCAAAATACATTGTCCAGCCCTGCGGATTTGGCCAATCAGCCCCTCTTGTATCTTGAGTCGCGGCCAAATGCTTGGCCGGATTGGTTCGCGGCACATGGTGTGGATGCCAAAGTGGGCGGCGGCATGCTCATGGATCAATTCTCAATGATGATTCAGGCCGCGATTTCTGGAATTGGTATTGCATTGCTGCCTGACTATATCGCGCAAACCGAGATCGCAGAGGGGCGGCTACAGATACTGCACACCCCCGCAGTTCAGATGCGCGGAGCATATTGGATGGTGTGGCCTGAGGAAAAAGAAAGCTTTTTGCCGCTCGCATCCTTCCGGGCCTGGTTACAGGAGCAGTCCGACGACGAAGGGTCGTCGCTTATGGCCGAGGTCTGA
- the dnaA gene encoding chromosomal replication initiator protein DnaA → MKNDTWGRVKQQLLEAVGRNNFANWIEPLELTKVDNGVAVFSVPTSFMANWVSRNFADTILTHLKAANAPASRVEFKVVAHQPQPQTSEAKPAAAAPAVAPVEPAELPGAPLDARFTFDNFVVGKPNELAHAAAKRVAEGGPVTFNPLFLYGGVGLGKTHLMHAIAHETRMRNPELRVLYLSAEQFMYRFVQALRDRQMIDFKQIFRSVDVLMVDDVQFIAGKDSTQEEFFHTFNALVDQGKQIIISADRAPGEIKNLEDRIKSRLQCGLVVDLHPTDYELRLGILQTKAEAYRAQYPGLQFSDGVLEFLAHRISTNVRVLEGALMRLFAFASLVGREITLDLTQECLADILKQSDRKVTVEEIQRKVSEHYAIRLSDMIGPKRVRSIARPRQVAMYLAKQLTSRSLPEIGRRFGGRDHTTVMHGVRRIEELKGTDSQIADDVEMLRRALEA, encoded by the coding sequence ATGAAAAATGATACGTGGGGACGTGTTAAGCAACAATTGCTCGAAGCCGTTGGGCGCAATAACTTTGCGAACTGGATTGAGCCGCTGGAACTGACAAAAGTGGACAACGGTGTTGCGGTTTTTTCCGTGCCGACCAGCTTTATGGCCAACTGGGTGTCCCGCAATTTCGCCGATACCATCCTGACACATCTCAAGGCCGCAAATGCCCCGGCGTCCCGTGTTGAATTTAAGGTTGTGGCGCATCAGCCGCAACCTCAGACATCAGAGGCAAAACCCGCTGCCGCCGCGCCTGCCGTGGCCCCGGTTGAACCCGCCGAATTGCCCGGCGCGCCGCTTGATGCGCGGTTCACATTTGACAATTTCGTTGTGGGCAAGCCGAACGAATTGGCTCATGCCGCCGCAAAGCGTGTCGCCGAAGGTGGCCCTGTGACCTTTAACCCATTGTTCCTTTACGGCGGTGTTGGCCTCGGCAAGACCCACTTGATGCACGCCATCGCGCATGAGACCCGCATGCGCAACCCGGAGCTGCGCGTTCTCTATCTCTCCGCCGAACAGTTCATGTACCGCTTCGTTCAGGCCCTGCGTGATCGTCAGATGATCGACTTCAAACAAATCTTTCGTTCGGTCGACGTGTTGATGGTCGATGACGTGCAATTCATTGCCGGAAAAGACAGCACCCAAGAAGAATTCTTTCACACCTTCAACGCGTTGGTCGATCAGGGCAAGCAGATCATCATCTCCGCTGACCGCGCGCCGGGTGAGATTAAGAACCTCGAAGATCGGATCAAATCGCGTTTGCAATGTGGCCTTGTGGTCGATCTGCACCCGACCGATTACGAACTGCGTCTCGGTATTCTTCAAACCAAAGCCGAAGCCTACCGCGCCCAATATCCGGGGCTTCAGTTCTCTGATGGCGTGTTGGAATTTTTGGCGCATCGCATTTCAACCAACGTGCGCGTGCTGGAGGGGGCTTTGATGCGTCTCTTTGCCTTTGCTTCCTTGGTGGGCCGCGAGATCACCCTTGATTTGACCCAAGAATGCCTTGCCGACATCCTCAAACAATCGGATCGCAAAGTCACGGTTGAGGAAATTCAGCGCAAAGTGTCAGAGCATTATGCCATTCGCCTGTCTGACATGATCGGTCCCAAACGAGTGCGCTCCATTGCTCGCCCGCGTCAGGTCGCGATGTATCTGGCGAAACAACTGACCTCGCGGTCCTTGCCGGAAATAGGTCGTCGTTTTGGCGGGCGGGATCACACCACGGTCATGCATGGGGTGCGTCGGATTGAGGAACTCAAAGGCACAGACAGCCAAATCGCCGATGACGTCGAAATGCTGCGCCGCGCCCTAGAAGCTTAA
- the dnaN gene encoding DNA polymerase III subunit beta, with product MKISIERGTLLKAVGQAQSVVERRNTIPILANVLIEAEGDTVSFRATDLDIEVVDKCNAMVERAGATTVSAVMLHEIVRKLPDGAMVQLTDDGTNGRLTVEAGRSNFSLATLPKEDFPMMASSEYDSNFAIPAPVLRRLFDKSKFAISTEETRYYLNGVFMHIADSENGKSLRCVATDGHRLARIDAVLPDGAAEMPGVIVPRKTVGELRKLLDDDDMTIAVSVSEAKVRFATPEITLTSKVIDGTFPDYTRVIPVGNTRKLEVDAADFAKAVDRVATVSSERSRAVKLTLEEDKLILSVNAPDSGAAEEELAVAYNDERLEIGFNAKYLLEIASQVDRENAVFLFNSSGDPTLMREGNDTSAVYVVMPMRV from the coding sequence ATGAAAATCAGCATCGAACGCGGCACGCTTTTGAAAGCCGTCGGCCAAGCGCAATCCGTCGTTGAGCGTCGGAACACCATTCCGATCCTCGCCAATGTCTTGATTGAGGCTGAGGGCGACACGGTGTCCTTCCGCGCCACCGATCTTGACATCGAAGTGGTGGACAAATGCAACGCCATGGTCGAACGCGCCGGGGCCACGACGGTCTCTGCCGTTATGCTCCACGAGATCGTGCGCAAATTGCCTGATGGCGCAATGGTTCAGCTCACCGATGATGGCACCAATGGTCGTTTGACGGTTGAGGCCGGTCGGTCGAATTTCTCTTTGGCGACATTGCCCAAAGAAGACTTCCCGATGATGGCCTCTTCTGAATATGACAGCAATTTCGCGATTCCTGCCCCGGTGTTGCGCCGCCTGTTCGACAAATCGAAATTCGCTATCTCAACCGAAGAAACCCGCTATTACCTCAACGGTGTGTTCATGCACATCGCTGATAGCGAAAATGGCAAATCTCTGCGCTGTGTCGCGACCGATGGCCACCGGTTGGCGCGCATTGATGCTGTGCTCCCCGACGGAGCTGCCGAGATGCCCGGCGTGATCGTTCCGCGCAAAACGGTGGGCGAATTGCGCAAGCTGTTGGACGATGACGACATGACCATCGCGGTCTCCGTGTCGGAGGCGAAAGTACGCTTTGCCACGCCAGAAATCACTCTGACCTCTAAGGTCATCGACGGCACCTTCCCGGATTACACGCGGGTGATCCCGGTTGGCAATACGCGCAAACTCGAAGTCGATGCGGCGGATTTTGCCAAGGCGGTTGACCGTGTGGCCACCGTGTCCTCTGAGCGTTCGCGTGCAGTCAAATTGACCCTCGAAGAAGACAAGCTGATCCTCTCAGTGAACGCCCCGGATTCAGGGGCCGCTGAGGAGGAACTGGCTGTGGCGTATAATGACGAGCGCTTGGAAATTGGATTTAACGCCAAATACTTGCTCGAAATTGCTTCGCAAGTGGACCGTGAAAATGCGGTGTTCTTGTTCAACTCCTCGGGCGATCCGACCTTGATGCGCGAAGGCAATGACACCTCTGCCGTCTATGTCGTCATGCCGATGCGGGTTTGA
- the recF gene encoding DNA replication/repair protein RecF (All proteins in this family for which functions are known are DNA-binding proteins that assist the filamentation of RecA onto DNA for the initiation of recombination or recombinational repair.), whose product MGRLYIEELSLSHFRSHRAARLELDGRPVAIFGANGAGKTNILEAVSLLSPGRGLRRAAPDEIGHKSTGVGWKIRADLVSLHHMHELETWAEPGSARTVRIDGKSAPQVALGRVARVVWLIPAMDRLWIEAPEGRRRFLDRMVMSFEPRHAEAVLSYEKAMRDRNRLLKDMVRDAHWYDALEAQMADQGAAIMANRLYALDRLARAQEGAETAFPAAHLTLKASDDLPLPVERADLLAAFADNRPRDMHAGRTLIGPHRADLAAVYMAKDVSADQCSTGEQKALLISLILANGRALAQDFGAAPIFLLDEVAAHLDANRRAALYHEICALGAQAFMTGTGPELFAELDGRAAQYEVSEEGGSSLLKESL is encoded by the coding sequence ATGGGCCGTCTCTATATCGAAGAGCTGAGCCTGTCGCATTTTCGCTCTCACCGGGCCGCACGTCTTGAATTGGACGGGCGGCCTGTTGCGATTTTTGGTGCCAATGGCGCGGGCAAAACCAACATTCTTGAGGCGGTGTCTTTGTTGTCGCCGGGGCGGGGCCTGCGCCGCGCCGCGCCGGATGAGATCGGGCATAAATCCACCGGAGTCGGTTGGAAAATTCGTGCCGATCTCGTCTCTCTGCATCACATGCATGAGTTGGAAACCTGGGCTGAACCGGGCTCCGCGCGCACTGTGCGGATCGACGGGAAATCCGCGCCGCAGGTGGCGTTGGGGCGGGTTGCCCGCGTGGTGTGGCTGATCCCGGCGATGGATCGACTTTGGATCGAAGCGCCTGAGGGGCGGCGACGGTTTTTGGACCGGATGGTGATGTCGTTTGAGCCGCGCCATGCGGAGGCCGTGTTGTCATATGAAAAGGCGATGCGGGATCGCAATCGCTTGCTCAAAGACATGGTGCGCGATGCGCATTGGTATGACGCGCTTGAGGCGCAAATGGCCGATCAAGGTGCGGCGATCATGGCCAATCGCCTGTATGCACTTGATCGTTTGGCGCGGGCGCAGGAGGGGGCCGAAACCGCCTTTCCCGCGGCGCATTTGACGCTGAAGGCCTCCGATGATCTGCCTTTGCCGGTGGAGCGCGCTGATTTGCTGGCCGCTTTTGCCGACAATCGGCCGCGCGACATGCATGCCGGACGTACATTGATAGGGCCCCACCGCGCCGATTTGGCGGCGGTTTACATGGCCAAAGATGTGTCTGCCGATCAATGTTCGACCGGGGAGCAAAAGGCGCTCTTGATCTCGCTGATCCTCGCCAATGGGCGCGCCTTGGCCCAAGACTTTGGCGCTGCGCCAATCTTTCTGCTCGACGAGGTTGCGGCCCATCTTGACGCCAACCGTCGCGCCGCGCTCTATCATGAAATCTGCGCGCTGGGCGCTCAGGCATTTATGACCGGAACCGGTCCTGAACTTTTCGCAGAACTCGACGGGCGTGCCGCCCAATATGAGGTCTCTGAGGAGGGCGGATCGTCCCTTTTGAAAGAGAGTCTATGA